A window of Pseudomonadota bacterium genomic DNA:
GCTCCCGCTGACGCCGTGGTTGGTGATCGTGAAGGTGCCGTGCTGCACGTCGGCCTGCCTGAGCTTGCCCTGCCGTGCTCGCTCGGTCAGGTCGCGGAGCGCCTGCGCGATCCCAAGCAGGTTCAGGTCCTGCGCCCGCCCGATCACCGGTACCACGAGCAGGTCCTTGACCGCCGTTCCTATGCCTATGTTGCAATCGGCGAACAACTCGAGGCCGTCGTCGTGCCAGCGCGAGTTGACTTCGGGAACTGCCTTGAGGGCTTGTACGCTGGCCGCCACGAAGTAGGCGGTCAGCGTGAGCTTGGCGCCTCGCGCGGCGAAATCCGCCTTGTGCGCCTCGCGGTGCCTCAGCACGGCGCTCAGGTCCGCCTCGAAGATGGTGGTGACGTGGGGGGCGGTCCTGAGCGCGCTCTGCACCATGTGAGCGGCTAGCTGCCTGCGCATGGGCGAGTGCGGCTCACGCCGGCTTTGGGGCGGGCGCGTGTTGTCCGGCTGCCGGCCGCCGGGCGGCGATGCTGGCGGGCCGGCATCGCCGGGAATCTCACCCAGGCCCGGCGAAATCACGCTCTCCGATTGCAAACCGCGCGGCGGCGTTGCTGCCACGCCAGCCGCGCCGGGAACGTATCGGAGCGCCGGCTCCTCGGAGCCGCCTGGCGCTTCTTGCCGCCGAGGGGCGCTGACTTGCGCCAGCTGCGCCTCTACGTCTCCCACCGTGATCCTGCCGCCGCGCCCGCTGCCTCGCAGCGATGCCACGTCGAGGTTGTGGCGCTTGATCAAGCGGCGCACCGCGGGGCTCAAGCGCCGCGATAGGTCGGAGGCCGCTTCGGTGCGAGCGGAGGTGGGCGAAAGGCCGGCCGCCTGCGGCGCGGCGCTCGCAGGCCCACCCGCGTCCGCCCGCGTGCGGGCGGTATCTATACGCCCGAGGACCACCCCGGGCACGACCTTGTCGTCGGTCTGCTTCAACACCTCGATCAACACCCCCGACGCCGGCGCCGCCACCTCCAGCGTGACCTTATCCGTCACGATCTCCAGCAAAGGCTGGTTCTCGTCCACGAACTCGCCGGCTCGTTTGAGCCAGCTGCCAACGAGCCCCTCCGAGCTCTCGTCGTCGGACTCCGGTGCAGTTATATCGACCAGGTTGGACATCGGTGCGGCCTTGAGGGGGTCCGTCTAACCCACGAACCATATGGCTCGCCGGTATTTGGAAAACGCGGGATCAATGGAATGCGTGCCATGGGACCTGGCAACCCCGCCTCCGTAGCTCCTATTGCGGTCCTAGGGTCGCGCAGCCCACCTGAATACTGACCGAGGCCGTACCTTGGTTCATCCTGAGCGCCGCGCAGCCCGGGTCGCAAATAATGATGCGCGCCGGGATGCCGCCTAGCATGGGGTCGATGTCGTAATACCAGCCGTTTGGTGCTCCCAGGCAGTTCAAGGGGTTGGCCACGTAGGGCATGGTCTGCTGGCCAAAGCTGTTGGTGGATACGACGTTGACCTTGAGGTAGTCGAGCGGTCGATTGGGCATGTTGGAGGGCGGGATCTGAAACTCGCAGCTCTGAAGCGCCGCCCCGCGAATCGCCTGCAGCGACTGTAGAAACTGCGCGGTGAGATCTTGACCCACCACCGCGATCAGAGCCTGGCCGCCACCCGAAGCCGCGAGCGCCCGCATGTCGGCCTGGGCCATGACCTCGTCCGAGGCATAGACGCCGATGACGAAGGTGCGGGCCGAGGGAATGCTCTGCAGGGCTTGCGTCGCGATCGCCTGCAGTCCGCTGAGCTCGGTCGGGCTGCAGCTGGTGGGCTCGCCGTCGGTGACCAGCACCGCCACCGCCGTGCGCTCGGGGTGCAGCCGGAGCCTGTGGGCCACCTGCTGAGTGGCTCCGGTCAGCGCCGGGCCCATCGGGGTCGAGCCGCTCGGGTTGACCGATCCCAGCGACACCACGAGCGGGTTGGTGTTGAAGGGCAGCTCCCCGATCGGAACCGCCGGCGAGGCGTAGCTCGCCGCCTCGCAACGCTGGCCCGAGTCGGGATGCGGGAAATACTGCAGGCCCACGCCCACGCCGATCGAGCGCGGATCGCTGACGAAGCTTCGCAGGGCTGCCGTGACGGCCTCCCACTTGGTGGTCGAGCTTTCGTTCCCGATGGCCGTGTCCATCGAGCCCGACCGATCCAGCATCACGTACAGGTCGACCGGCGAGTGCGTGGCCTCCACGTACACGCCCGCGCACACGGGCGGCATCGAAACGCCTCCTGCCGTGCCGCCTGCGTTGCCGGCCAAGCCCAAGCCTGCAGTGCCGGTGAACCCTGCCAGGCCCCCGCCGCTGCCGGCCAAGGGCCCACCCAAGCCTGCGCTGCCGGTGAGCCCTGCCGTGGCGCCGTTACCAGCAAAAGGCACCAGGGAGCCGCCAGCGCCAGCTAAACCTGCCCCCGCGCCGGCGCCTTGGCCGGCGAACGGCGGTGACAGACCACCGCCGAATCCAGCGAAGCTGCCAGAACCAGACGCGCCGATCACGTTGGGTGGCAGCAGGGGTCCAGCATTGCCCGCGCCCCCGCCGGAGCAAGCGCACAACACCCCCAGGCCGGCAATCGCCAACACACCTGCCGTTCGGACACCGCAAGCGCTGAGTTCCGTCAATCCACGCACATTCCACCACCTTGCTGTCTGCCGGCTGCCAGCCGGCCCACTCGTCTACCGGCTATCAGCCGGCGGCAGCGTTCCAGGCCGATCCACCCTCGGCCTCAGGGACCACGCCGATTCGGCCTACACTCCCCCTTATCCCTCCAGTTATCGCTTCTTCACCACGGGGCTACAGAGGCAAACACCGCCCGATATCGCAAATATAGCCTTCCCGACACG
This region includes:
- a CDS encoding 2-oxo acid dehydrogenase subunit E2 → MSNLVDITAPESDDESSEGLVGSWLKRAGEFVDENQPLLEIVTDKVTLEVAAPASGVLIEVLKQTDDKVVPGVVLGRIDTARTRADAGGPASAAPQAAGLSPTSARTEAASDLSRRLSPAVRRLIKRHNLDVASLRGSGRGGRITVGDVEAQLAQVSAPRRQEAPGGSEEPALRYVPGAAGVAATPPRGLQSESVISPGLGEIPGDAGPPASPPGGRQPDNTRPPQSRREPHSPMRRQLAAHMVQSALRTAPHVTTIFEADLSAVLRHREAHKADFAARGAKLTLTAYFVAASVQALKAVPEVNSRWHDDGLELFADCNIGIGTAVKDLLVVPVIGRAQDLNLLGIAQALRDLTERARQGKLRQADVQHGTFTITNHGVSGSLIATPIIHQPQSAILGVGKLQKRLVVLEEAGEDRIAVRPLVYVTLTLDHRALNGYTANRFLQLLVEALERWPSYRE
- a CDS encoding VWA domain-containing protein, with the translated sequence MRGLTELSACGVRTAGVLAIAGLGVLCACSGGGAGNAGPLLPPNVIGASGSGSFAGFGGGLSPPFAGQGAGAGAGLAGAGGSLVPFAGNGATAGLTGSAGLGGPLAGSGGGLAGFTGTAGLGLAGNAGGTAGGVSMPPVCAGVYVEATHSPVDLYVMLDRSGSMDTAIGNESSTTKWEAVTAALRSFVSDPRSIGVGVGLQYFPHPDSGQRCEAASYASPAVPIGELPFNTNPLVVSLGSVNPSGSTPMGPALTGATQQVAHRLRLHPERTAVAVLVTDGEPTSCSPTELSGLQAIATQALQSIPSARTFVIGVYASDEVMAQADMRALAASGGGQALIAVVGQDLTAQFLQSLQAIRGAALQSCEFQIPPSNMPNRPLDYLKVNVVSTNSFGQQTMPYVANPLNCLGAPNGWYYDIDPMLGGIPARIIICDPGCAALRMNQGTASVSIQVGCATLGPQ